The Primulina huaijiensis isolate GDHJ02 chromosome 10, ASM1229523v2, whole genome shotgun sequence region ttttttggtaGATATCTGAATTCAATTTCAAGTAATAGCCAAAATACTGAAACcccatataataataaaaaaatctaattgtCTCTCCACTTTCTTGAAAATCAGTCaactataattttaattaaatatattctcTTAAATTTTAAGATCGAAGAAAATCAATGGTATGAATCGTATGACTTATGATCAGATagtgaaataaattaaatataaatatttaaaatttgcactATAAAATaacacatattattattattattattatcatttaaaaaaaacagaaattCCAAGATTACTCGTTTTTATCATTATTCGAAAATAAATTCTTGAGTTTGAATTACTGAAACAGTGGTTTTTTGACAACTTTGTAAGTTTGATTAATCTTGAATCTGACATATATAGATATCTGCTCGACTAATTTATAAGTTGCTTGGTTTGGACATTAATCNAATTGTATCCGCACAATCTGTGAGCAGTGGAAGGAACACTTTTGATATATCATGACCAACTACTTatccaataatgcaatcaatgaatacaaatatataatcatttcccttaaataaaaaaaatgcgagttgatataaaatttataaatttcgaATTAATTTTTCCCTAGAAATATATATTAGCATCGACATTATTATAGATTTAGCTCGCCTTATTCAATATAATTAAGTGCAAAAGCTAATTGATAATGGAGAAATTAAAAGTAGTAGTAAATTTTTGTTCAAGAAATTGTGGCACACCACTAATCCAATAAACTAACAAGCATTTTCTTTAATTACCCGAAACAAACAACAAACATCAATATCAAGTAATTTCTTGAATTAAAGCATCATATTTtgtaaatacttttttttttttttttcgaatttcCAAGAGAACAACTCTCAAAGGGTTAGTTGATGCCTTGAGATTATCGAGGACGGAGACATGGATGGTAAACTCGCTCCCGCCTCGTTCCATTACCATCCCTACCACTCGAGTTTCTAGGTACGTACGGACAAGGTGTATGGACTGTACCGAACTAAAGGGACTGCAGTACTACTATAGTGGACATCTCACTGCAAATCCTATCTTCCACTCGTGATATATTATGTGTATCCCATTTATCTTCCAATTCAAGATTTTACTAAATTTGTGTAATCCACacatgaaattatatatatatatatattatatatgtgtgtgtgtgtatttgtgAGAATTTAAACCAATATATCTATATAAATTCGGATTCCTGTGAGTCGacttaactatatatatatatcttgttgTTTcatagttataaaaataactatgtgaaatatttttgtgttttaaatattatattttactatgTACGTACATGTTTATATGGCATACAAAAGCTTAATAATTAtatgtccaaaaaaaaaaaaatgggacAAGTTAATTATGTCCATGATTGCAGCACTAAGTTGGCACCTGGAGAAATGTGGGCCAATCCACCTTAGCTCATCCGCAACTTACCACGTGGATACATTAGAGTTTGATGATATAAGCATGAAGTGGGATGATATACTCTTCTCTTTAAAAGAGTGATGCTTTTGTCTTTGATGTACATACTAAGGATTTATAGAAATTTGTAAAGTTTTGGATTTTAGTCAGGTAATTTATCTAAAATTtggtttttatataataattttgatttttttgttttggtcaTTTTTTAAACCCGAAGTCATTAAACTCATCAAATATTTCTTATTTGGTATTGATGATATCTTACATGTCTTACGTGACAAGAATAAAACTATAGTACACAGTAAAGTTTAGATGAGCGAAAATAAGAGAAAATGACGAGATTTTTTCGTctcattttgaaattttcaatgtttttttatttacttataTGGGTTTAAATTTGtataacatgattttttttgtcataTGAGTCATTTAGGAGAATATTTGTGTTACATAAATAATATTCGATATGTTAAATGATTTCATTGAAAAAAGACAAAAGAAAATCaatttattggatgaaaaataaaCATTGACAAGTTACATACACGATTTTACATgactaaaatccaaaataaGACAATTTCTAtgactaaaattgtaatttattcaaagatttatattgacaaattgcatatataatcacataaacccaaacttttaaagcaatatttttcaaaatttgagaaataataaatataatagacctcttatattgttttttttttttggggtctTCCATTTCACGTCATCGCAAATTAAAACCCACACACTCCCACCTTACTATATAATCAACCACCATTGATGCCTCGACAatatacataaatttatatCTCTTCTACCTCTTATCCTTTACAAAAccctaataaataaatacacacacatattgatctcttgaattttcaattttttgtggGCTGATCTAATATCTGTCGAGTAAGCATAACATGAGTTTCAACATGCCACCGGGGTTTCGGTTTCACCCGACCGACGAACAGCTTGTCGTCCATTTTCTTCATCGTAAAACCAAGCTCTTGCCGTGCCATCCGGATATCATCCCGGATCTTGATCTCTATCCCTATGATCCTTGGGATTTAAATGGTAATAGATAATCTTTTCCTTACTATTTTATCATGTTTGAATTTTAGAAAACTACATCCTATATTTCGGTTTCTTTcctatatatgtaatataatattttagcaAATGTTATATTTTAGAAACTACTAATATATAAGAtgagattatatatatgtatatatattaaataaagttTTGTAAGTATATTTGTAGGTAAGGCAATGGCGGAAGGAAGGAGATGTTATTTTTACAGCAGGAAGACACAAAGTAGGGTCACAGGAAGTGGATATTGGCAGCCATTTGGGGCTAAGGATGAACCCATTTATTCAAGTTCTGGCCAAAGAATTGGCCTTAAGAAGCACTATGAGTTCTACATTGGCGAATCTGATTCAGAAGGCGTGAAGACCAGTTGGATAATGCAAGAATTTAGGCTATCTGATTCGAGCTCGAGTAGCACCAGATCATCAAGATCAAGAAGAAACTCCAACAATATTGTAAGTatatgaaatgaaatgaaaaattaatcCCCATGAAtcttattttttaacaaaaaagatTGGTATTTgtgacaaaaattaattttttattttctgtctcTTAGGATTACAGCAAATGGGTCGTATGCCGAGTATACGAAGGCGACTGCGACGACGGGGATGATGATGGGATAGAGCTTTCATGCTTGGATGAAGTTTTCCTATCAATGGATGATCTTGATGAAATAAGTTTGCCTAATTAGGTCTAAATAAAAGAATTAGGtctattgatatatattttttttaaaaggaatGTTGTATAATGTAAATCTAAGTTGGATGGGACACTTTCATGTCTTATGTATGCATGATTTGTTTCTCATGGTGGAAGTAATATGGGCTTGTGGGCCCAATATCATCGTGGGCTTTTGTTGGGTTGGAAGGATCTCATAAGCTTCAGTTGTTCTTCCATCTTCATCTTCCTTTTCATTATATATTATTCTCTTACCAAAGCATTGTGTCATGTGTGATGTAAGATCGTACTATAATATTTTCAACTATATGTGCTAAGTTATATACACACAGAAGCTCTACATCATAAATGGTCCAGTTTGATTCCCGCAAAAGCTTACTTAGTGCAGTTTATATATCCAACTAATGTGATTAATTTGCCGGGTGTTGTGTTAAGGTCAATGGTTTACGTGCACATTCACAAAGTAGCGGATGCGAATATcatatttgtttcaaaattcaaattttatgtcTCGGGTTGAAACTTGGATGTTAGACTCAAGAAACTAAATCAAAGTTCACCACCATCATGATCATAATCTGCCCAAGTCAAATTCACAATCCTAGCTAATAATCACTCTATGTATCTGTATATAAAGTTGTCTTCAAAATCATAATCTGCTAATAATTTTTGGTAGTATATATTATTACATTCCATATTCATGTACTGCCACCAATCCTACTCGTTGTCACACTCCATTCACCTTTTAGTACATTCTTGTATTGTGAGGATACTGTGTCTGCTGCTGCATCTTCCCTAATCCCACAAGTCCCTGCATCCCATCTCTCGCATAATGCTGCCACATTACCTGTTCTTCAACTAACAACCGTTGTTTCTTCTCCATTTCCGACATCTGAACGTAGGATGGCGGTGCCACTGCAAGCGAGGCGGCAAAAGGATCACCATTCGTGGAGGCAGCTCCACCGTTGTTTACAGGTGGAGCTGGCAGTGCCAGCATCGCTGGCTTCCCAGCCGACCCAAACGCAACACTACTTGCACTTCCAGTTGCCATGTAACCTGAAGAAACAGCTGCCTGGGTTGTCATCCCGTGCTGATACATCCCATCAAGCATCAGAGTATCAAACCCTCCTGCAAGCGATGCCTTTTGGTTAGACAGATGACTTGCAGTTTGAACCAACGCTGTTTCCCAGTCTTCTTTGAAAGCTTCCCAGGGAGTAGCTGTGGTTTCACAAGCATAAGTTTTGGCTGAATCGGAATCAAATAAAGCTAAAGCCAATCTATTTCCATGTTCTTCAGTGCTTGTTTCATTTTCGCTTAATTTCAAGAGATCTGCTTCTTGTTGAGCAACATTCTTCTCCTCTTTCGGTTGGTCCACAGTTGGTTCTGGCTCATCTTTACGCTCCGTATCATCTACAAATCCTTCAGGCGCGGGCAACGCCTTGATTACGTTCATATCTTCTGATGGGGCTGCATCCGCTGGCTCTTTCTCTACGACAGAAACGGGCTCGGGATTTGAGGTAGGCACATTCTCATTATGTGCGTTGGCAGATTTTCGCTTGATAATGTCGTCTAACACGTCGAGTCTGTTCTTGGGGATCTTCTCGACTTCTGGATACTCGGAGGAGCGAGCTATCCCAGCAGTCTTGCACCAGTTATACATGGCGTCGAGCTCTTCGTGCTGCTTTGAAAGGCGAGTGAAGAACTCGTAGACTTTTACAGAACTGGGGACGTCGAGTTGTTGGAACCGCTCGAGGAAGGCTGCCATGATTTCCATAATGTCGTAGTAGAGTTGGAAGCTCTCTTTGACAATGGGGTAGAATGCCATAGTCACCACCCTGTTATGCTTTGCTGCGCCTGCATATATATATCCAATTCCAATGTAAACAGCAATTccataatcataaaataataagaataataataataataataataataataaagcacATTGGCAGATCCAAATTAACAGTCCATTTAATAGATTTGGCATCTCATAATTGAGCTTCAATGAAATTTTAACCAAGTGGTTTggcatctatatatatatatatgcatttgAATTTTATgcgtaatttattttaaattaaagaaacatataaatattaccTGTAGGTTTGCATGCTAAAAACCTCTCAAGAAGTTGCATGAGATGATGAACCCTGGAGAACAACTTCTCAATCTTCATCTCTCTCACAGGAGTTCCTCTCACCAGCCCAGCACTCGAAGTACCGCCGCCACCACTACGGCTACCACCATCTTCCTCCTCTTCCTTATTATACGAAAAACCACTCCGCTTCCCCCTCCGGCCCTGCATCCGGAACTCAAGCTTCTCATCCAAATACAAGGCATATGTCCTCACAAACGCCGAGTAATCCCAGGCATTCGACTTCCCCGAAACGTCCCTAAAATCAGACATATTGAGGAGACGAGTGCCCCTCCTCGTGGCGAAGAATATCTCTTGCTCGTAGGCAATATCACCTTCGCTTAGCAGGCGTTGAATTAGCATGAGGGTCTTCAAAGCGACCACCCAATTCTTGGTCTTGTTCAGGCGCCTGGATATGGTGTTGACGCAGGCGCCGACGTATGCATGGGAGTACGATGTTAGGCTTAGGATTTCGCGCACGTAACGCTCGTCTGGCGGGTACTCTTCATGTCGTGTGGCCTTAACGATGGCGACATCTAGATCTGAAAGAGAGGCGGTGCCCCCGACCTTGGCCAAGCCAATGCTGGTCCGGTCCTTAACAGCTCCGATGGCTTTTCTTATCTTGCTTGGAGCCATTTTTGTTATCCTTGTGATTGAAGGATATTGACAGAtgaaattggagagaaaatcaAAAAGCCAATCAGACCCTTAATTTTCTTCTCCCTTATTCCTTTTTTCTTTGCTTACATTTCTCTACGTACAAAAGGCCATCGCCAAACTCGGGAGTCAATGTAAGCATTGTGTggtgtatatattatatatattattgatcCAACCATACAAAATTTATATGGTTTTTCCTTTGTAATAGAAAAGTTGTGTAAATGAAACaacatttaaatatatgtatatttgtcattaccatatatattattataaactttccaaatttatttaaatgctctaaattttaattacaaaatgtaaaaaataaaaaaaaatgaatgttTATCGTTAAACTATATGTTTTCGAGTACTTTTGGCATGTTATCAtcgtttaatttaattttatagagATTATTTAACTCGTCATATCATGTTATACGCATATATTTCGATTTCAATTTAAACTATGAACGAATTAGAATTCTAAATTCCAAATCAAACTCATGGTCGTTTTCGATTTCGGTTTGATTTACAATATACACCCATAGCACATATACCATGTAGAGAAGCACATTAACctacccccccccccccccccccccccaacccAATAAGATATATCAAtacattatacacatataatatgtgattatatatatatgtgtatatataagcCCCATTCCACATGCATGCTACAACTAATCAATCAAAAGCCGAGCACACACGCCTGATAGTCCCTTGTGTTCCTGTCAGCACACCAATTCTGCCCATTTTCACCATCGAATTAGCAAAATCAGACTCGAATGAAGGTCCCAATAAAGGGCTTAAGAACCCAAAATACGAGTCCACGACACTCTTCGTGGCTCCATCTTGGTACAAGTTAGAATCCGACTGTAGAACAGCAAAGCCACTCCTGATGTTCTGCAGAATTCCGTTGTCGAATGTCTGCGGGCTTCCCCGGTCGATCGGTAGGCGAACATTGACGTCCCCGTTTTGCGGGCACGTCGACTTTAGCTCGGGCAAGAACCCTGGGTTTATGGAAGGGTCGGAGTTGACATCGGCAGAGAATGTGTAGAGCCTTTGTCCCATGAAGAAGCATGCTGTTGTGCCAATTGTATGTGCAGCTACAACATTTTGAGATAAAAAGAAAAGATGAGACCAATTGAGAATTAATGCGATTTACTTCTTTAATAAACTATATAATATACCTCccaaagtattattatttttttatatataatatctaaAGAAAAGTTGATCATGTGCCTTAAAATGACTACCCACTGAACCTGCATGTCTTCCATTTGTACAGGAGTGCGTGTGCTGAAATTTGTCATCCAAATTATTGAATTTGGACATAATaaagatggaaaaaaaaaagacgagAGATTGCCCAAATTACAAGTTGGTGGAACCTGCCAACAACGAACTAACTAATAGCACAAAATTTGCTCAATGATGATCGTAGGCTACTACGTTAGCACCTGATTTACAGGTGTTACATTAGCCTAATACGTACTGAATAATATCGACGGCGATTTCATGGTCGTAAAAAACGAGAAATTGCAAAAAAATCTAAGTAGATTAAAGAAACAGAGCAAAAAATTTCTCAGCACCACAATACTCACCGCTAAGAACAACAAGATCCTTGTCTGTTAGGCCCTTGTCAAAAAACTTTTGTTTGAGTTTCAGAATGGAATCATTGACATCCGGCATGTCATCCGCCAAGCGCAAATTCGACACCAGGCCATCCCGTCTCCCTGTTTCCACCTCGTACGACGGTCCTTTCGCCTACAATCAAGAATTAGCCCATTAAAACATTCGATTTTCTCTTCAAGAAGGTTTCTTGATCTGTGTAAGAAGCTGTAAAAA contains the following coding sequences:
- the LOC140986026 gene encoding putative clathrin assembly protein At1g03050; its protein translation is MAPSKIRKAIGAVKDRTSIGLAKVGGTASLSDLDVAIVKATRHEEYPPDERYVREILSLTSYSHAYVGACVNTISRRLNKTKNWVVALKTLMLIQRLLSEGDIAYEQEIFFATRRGTRLLNMSDFRDVSGKSNAWDYSAFVRTYALYLDEKLEFRMQGRRGKRSGFSYNKEEEEDGGSRSGGGGTSSAGLVRGTPVREMKIEKLFSRVHHLMQLLERFLACKPTGAAKHNRVVTMAFYPIVKESFQLYYDIMEIMAAFLERFQQLDVPSSVKVYEFFTRLSKQHEELDAMYNWCKTAGIARSSEYPEVEKIPKNRLDVLDDIIKRKSANAHNENVPTSNPEPVSVVEKEPADAAPSEDMNVIKALPAPEGFVDDTERKDEPEPTVDQPKEEKNVAQQEADLLKLSENETSTEEHGNRLALALFDSDSAKTYACETTATPWEAFKEDWETALVQTASHLSNQKASLAGGFDTLMLDGMYQHGMTTQAAVSSGYMATGSASSVAFGSAGKPAMLALPAPPVNNGGAASTNGDPFAASLAVAPPSYVQMSEMEKKQRLLVEEQVMWQHYARDGMQGLVGLGKMQQQTQYPHNTRMY
- the LOC140986975 gene encoding peroxidase 43-like, whose protein sequence is MVLGTILAVIISCFLGFSQAQLRAGFYANSCPNAEAIVSGVVREAAASDENTAPVLLRLHFHDCFVQGCEGSILIDNGVATDEKHAFGHQGVRGFDTIEKAKAQLESACPRTVSCADIVALAARDALVLAKGPSYEVETGRRDGLVSNLRLADDMPDVNDSILKLKQKFFDKGLTDKDLVVLSAAHTIGTTACFFMGQRLYTFSADVNSDPSINPGFLPELKSTCPQNGDVNVRLPIDRGSPQTFDNGILQNIRSGFAVLQSDSNLYQDGATKSVVDSYFGFLSPLLGPSFESDFANSMVKMGRIGVLTGTQGTIRRVCSAFD
- the LOC140986770 gene encoding NAC domain-containing protein 104-like gives rise to the protein MSFNMPPGFRFHPTDEQLVVHFLHRKTKLLPCHPDIIPDLDLYPYDPWDLNGKAMAEGRRCYFYSRKTQSRVTGSGYWQPFGAKDEPIYSSSGQRIGLKKHYEFYIGESDSEGVKTSWIMQEFRLSDSSSSSTRSSRSRRNSNNIDYSKWVVCRVYEGDCDDGDDDGIELSCLDEVFLSMDDLDEISLPN